The genomic region ACAAATGCAGTTCACAAAGGTCATCAGAGTTACCTTCAGAAAGAAATAACTTCTTGAAGCAAGAATCACTGAATTGATATAAAAGGTTTTTTCTTGTAAAACTGGTTGATCCACCATCATGGAGGAAGAGTCAATGATCTGTCCTTTATAACCTGCAAAATAACAAAGATAAAAGAGATTAATAAAGAACAAACTGGGAgaattttttttttagaaaaggaggatgtatccccggcctctgcatctggacgatgcatgcagtcaTAGTATTAATTATTTCCAAAGACCTTACAAGGTAATACATCAAAGAACTGGGAGAAGTAAAACTCTATGTGTGAACAACATAATAACATGGTCttcctatatactccctccgtccagaaatacttgtcgaagaaattggtaaaaatgaatgtatctagaactaaaatgcgtctagatacatccatttctcctacaagtatttccggacggagggagtatatattatctGACATGTGCCTCAATGCAAACTCTCTCAAAACAAGCTTAGTTCGACGTCTCTAAATTCTTCCACAAATAAACAATTGTGAAAAATCTAACTAAGCAATGCCTTTTTCCAAAGGCTTTGTGACAAACTTGACCAAGAATTTTAACAAGAAGATTAAATGTCTGAAACTTCCAAAGGACAATAAGTAGTAGAACCGTCatatgttggttaatctcaattaCCATGCGTTAGTTTTTGGTGGTGGGCAATCCCCTGAACACCACGTACAGTCTGCTACTCTGTTAGTAGCAGCTACATCAGGCACTGCGCGCACCTTTCTCCTCGTGGTGGTGCTCCTGGTCGGCAATGGATCCTCCGCCGGACTCCGAAGCGTCGTCGTCGTTGGCGACGATCTCTAACCGCAGCTCCCTGTCGGAGAAGTGTGCCGAATTGAACGCGAACTCGAAACTGGGCACCACGCCGCCGCGCGAGAAGTCCAGCCCCAACTCTGCTAGTCTGCTGCCACTGCCGCCGCCATCGCTGACTCTTCGTCGGCGTCCATTCCCTCCGCCACGTACGGCTGGGAGAGGGAGGTGGAGCCGTGGAGGAAGCACCGAGCGCGGGACGGTAGCCGGTCGTAACCTAGCTGCCGATGCTTCTTTCTTCGAGAAGACGAGGTCGGCGGTATCTAATTAGAGTAGTTTTACTTTTGGGAGCCTCTCTCAATTTGATTCAAAGCCTGACTGTAACAATGCTACTGTACTATATATTGTTAttaatgaatatatatatatactagcaagagggcctgtgcgttgcaacgggaggaaaaaTGTCACACGTTCTTATAGTCTATAAATGATGGTTTAGAGTTTGAGAATATGTAGTTGCGGCTGAAACAAAGTTGTTCTTAGATTTGTTCATGACATGCGTCTAATGGGGTGTTGTTATGGATAAAAGAAAACGATAAAAACAAACATTATACATTTGCACACTACGGAGACATAAATGCATCGTGGGCGGTTAAGCGTAACCAACTTAGGGCATATTGAACATCATTCCTTCCAGCTGTTGGCTTCGCTCCACGACCTCAAGCTTATCCTCCCGCCGCCGTGCCGAGCTCGTTCTTGTTTCCCTCTGACGTGAAACATCGCTATGAAATTCTTCATGCATCCTCTATCATGTTATTTTTTTATGTGCAAATATTTTTCTTGCAACTCTTGAAAAAAATCAACATGCATATTAATTAAAGACGTGAAGatttaaaaaaaatacataaacAACATTTTTTAGTGTCAAACTACATATACATCCCTCTTTATTGGGTCTCTCTCTTCATATTTCTTCTATAGCGCACATCCGACATTTCTTGCCATTCTTTTATAGCGTACCAACATCCCATCTTTAGGCCTCTTTTTTATTTCTTGCCCTGCATGTCCTTATTTATTTACATCCCATATTTGTCGGATCTCCTTCCTTGCCCCGCttcctctcttttatttcttttatatagcACAACACATTCCATCTTTTATTCGGGCAACACAATCAACCATTATTCCCGCATTAATTGGATATCCTTGCCACAAGGTCCCCCTCTTTATTCCTATTATAGCTCAACACATTCCATCCTTATTCAGACATCTCTTTTATTTCTTGCCAAGCTTGTTCCTTGTGTACTTGCGGACATATATAAATTGATGTAATTTCATGTAAAGCAGCGATGTGGTACTATTGATTAATACTAGCTAAATACTTCCTTTTGATAGAACTGAATCATAGGCGAGCTGGTACCTTACTTACCTGCGAAAACTGGGGGCGCGGGTTCGATACTCCTGCACCACATTTGATcacgaattagtaccacctcgaataagTTTTAAAATTCAAAGTGAAAGCGTAAAATCACAGGAAAAAAgcgcattgtgacggtgaacccacggagtcaatccgtgctttattattagggatatatatatatatatatatatatatatatatatatatatatatatatatatatatatatatataaggttgtTTTTTCTCTTCAATCAAAGACAAAAAGTGCCAAGCAAATTGACAAGGTTGTTTTTTAAGTTGAAGTTGTTTATTTTCTAAACAAGCATATCTAGTGTTTTATGGCTTGTGGAGAAGATATATTTTCTAAGCATGTCTATATATTTAGCAGGGAGCGCACAGCGGCGGttcagatttttttttttttttgaaaaagtgaaCATTATttggaaaacatgaacatttttcagtTTAGTGAACATGTTTTTAAAACAGCTACATCTTTTGAAAACACGaacagtttttttttttgaaaactgcGAATAAATATTGAATTTGCGAACATATTtttcattttaaaaaaaattcttgaaAATCATGAACGAtttccaaattttgaaaaaagaACGAAATATTTTTTTAACTCTGAACAATTTTTTAACATTTTTCGAAATTTGGGAAATTATGAAAGAAAAAAgggcaagaaaaagaaaaaatggaaataaaaagttaagaaaatgattaaaaaataaaaaaacagaaaatacaAGGAAGAAAAATCCCAGTTCAGGATTCCCAAAACTAGAACCAGCCTACAAATCTTCAAAACAtcatatgggccggcccagctcggtCGCTCCGTGCATTTGAACAGCATTGTGACGCATCGAGCGTCATATAGGGCCTATTTAGCACCTACCACTCGTAAGGCCCCATCTTGTGTGAGAAAATATGCTAATTTGTGTTTTAAAAAGGGACAAAATATTAATGAGTAGAATACCAATATTTTATTCATTGAATTTGTAATTTTTCTACAAACTTAAGGTCTATATGTTTGAAAAACAATTTTTTGAGCGGGTGCATGTGTGCTCTAGAGTTTAGACTAGCATTTACCGCTTCCGCTAGCAAGCACGACAAGAATtatcggacagagggagtactttgtaCAACAGAACGATAACAGCGAGACCGGGTCCAGCAGCCAGCGAGGAGAGCGCCGCCAGGTGCTCCAGCGCAGGTTCAGGCTCCAGCAACGGGTGGAGCCGGGACCAATCAAAACTTTCTACTTTCCACGTGCAGAAGCCGATGAAAATGAAGTCGGCCATTGTTCAGATTACTGTGTGCTTAATGAATGAAtggtaagagcatctctagtagacccCGCATAAGTGGTCAAACCCGCAAAATTTGCGTTTTACAGTTTTGATCGAAAAAAAGTGTCTAGAGCAGAAACCGTAAAAGTAGTCCAACCCGTAAATTTTTAACGGTCACCGCAAATGCACACCCGAAACCTTTATCTTTGGAGGTTGGAATGTCGAATATAGGGGGCCCCGTATACCGGTCAAACCTTGTCGGAGCAAACACGCCGCCGCGGAGTTTGCCGGAATCCGCCCTAAACTCGCCGGAATTCATCACCGCACATCGGAAAAGGCCGCTAGACGCCGCAATCGATCGCCGCCGGTTCAAATTGGACGAGCTCGACATCGTCGTGGCCTCCCATGACCTCAGCCTGGCCGCCGGAATCCTTCCAACACGGCAGGCAAAGGGGCACGGCTCGCCTAGCAATAGAGcaaggcgcggacgacggaggcgacggggcgtggccgGCAAGGCTGGGTGTGGACGACGGGGCGTGGCCGGCGAGGCTGGGCGCGACCGACGCGATGATGGGGCGCGACCGGCAGGGACGGGGCGCGACCGATGGGCGATGGGGCGCGGCCGACGGGCGATGGGGCGCGGCTGGCGTGGCCGGCTGGAGGAAGGGGCGGCAACGGCCGGACCGGAGGAAGGAgctctttatttcagttttacagtTTGTTTTATAGTATCTGTTCGGCCGCGCTAGTTTTCAACCCGCAAACATGATCTTCGTGAAACTGCAAAAGCATTTTGCAGGTCAagtttttgcggggtctgctagagttgctctaatcgACCACTTCCAAATAGTTGCTTCTCTCAGGCACAACTTCATTCACCAGGACATACTGCAACATCAGTGCACAATCCCAGGAAGTTTCTCTCGCCTATACATTGATGCGTCGCATGCTGGGCTTCCATGGACAATCGGCTTCATCGTCAAAACCGAGCTGGCGATGGCGAATCTAATGcagaacaaacaaacaaaaaagggTGAACAATCACGCATGTAGAGAAGAAGCTTATGGTGGATCTAAAACAAAAAAAGAGGGTCAGATCAGGAAAAAAATAGCATGCTACAGCAAATATTAGCATGCTATATcgtgctatagcgtgctattagtgAGACATTGTACATAAATTTATTTAGCAAGACAATTTTCAGGATGCTATAGCATGCTATTAGCGGTGATATagcatgctactccctccgtcccaaaattcttgtcttagatttgtcgaGAAGACAAGAaatttgagacagagggagtattttttttcCAGTGGATCAAATATGCCTACGTATCGCCACAATTTTCAACTTTCTCATTGCAAGCGAGAGCCTCCTTACATCATTCAGGCAAGCCTAGTTTTTCAGCACAGACACAAAAATAACAAAATGTGACCGCATTGAACCACGCTGCCAACATGCCACCCCAGCTGGAATCACATGAACCGATCAACCTAACTTTGCTTAGTGAGATGTCGTCAAGATTGTAAACCCATCTGCCCAACGGCCAACCTCAAATCAGCTCTCAGATGCAGCACCCCGTTGATGAAGAGGTTGTCGTCAGATATGAACGTCGACCATGGAACGCCAAAAAGATCCACGGATCCATGTACCCAATCTGACAAACTGAAGATAACCTTAACCTCCAAGTTGCTTACGAATTTTCCTGACAATCTAGTCCTTGCAGCAAACTCAATATCGATGGTCAAATCTGATGAACCCTTCATATTCTTCCATTCTACTAAGCAGAGGCCAAAAGTGCACAAATTACTCTGCTCATCCATTTCACAGAATGCGACAAGATAAAAGTCCCGCCCTCCAAGCTGGAACGGGTGCGAGCATATATGTTCAGACCGGAAGAGTCGAGAGCACTCCTCACGCGTTAGATCCAAGTAAACTGTAACCTGTGGGCAGGGTCGATCAAAAGCAACCAATTTCACAGGTTTGTACTTGTAAGCACGCTCAGCAAATTGCCAACCGGTTTGTGTACTAAGAGCATTTTCCATCTGTCTTGGGTAAGCTTTGTGTAGAAGCACCTCGGTAATACGCTTAGTTACTTGCTCATGGTCTATATCATTATCAGTGCATGCTAGGATCTTCTCAAGTGTCGTACATGTCATATGACTGAAGCGAACTAGCGGCAGCAAACGAGAACTCAAGATCCCACGTCTTTCCTCTGAATCTAGGTATCTTGCACGGACCCACTCAAGCATGAAGTAATATAAGTCATCTTCACAGCTCACATGCATGTCAGTACTTGAAAAGATAGCTTCCATCCCAGCAAGAGAAATATTCACCAGTTCACGTCTGAACCTGAAATGAGACAAACCATATCATAAGTACACTAAATACATGATTTTGTGACATCAATTTCTACAGTTTTCTCAAAAAAGGAAACGAAACATGGCTCCATTAAATGGGGATCACTAACTTATCAAAATCCTTGTACTTGTCGGCAAGGAATTCCTTTGCAACGCTTATAACATGTTGGACCTCAGCGGCCAATGAAGTCGAGCAAGGATGGTCTATGCAGAGCAGTGCAGATTCTGTTGTCATAGGCAAGTTTGTGAGCAGCTGACTACAACGCCTCATGCAAGAAATAACCTCAAACTTGTCCGCAACCATCAAGATGTCGAGCAGAAGAGTGGGCTCAGCTGTTGTCAATTTTCCACTGTACATATAGCTTAAAACCTCCATAAGGGCAATTTGCTCTGTTCCCAAGTAGAATGAAAACAGAAAAATCATAAGACAACAGTTTGATAAAGAAGTAACCAAAAAAAAAGAACAACCCTTTTGTACCTTAAATAATTGTTTAAGTTGACTATTGACTTACAATATTCAAAAGGCTCCATGGGAGGTTAACCTTTTTCCAATCATGGAAAATTTATAtctatactagtactatatagaATTTACGAGTTGGCAGAATCCAAACGATCTCAACCACTCAATACAACTATATCGGATGGCTCATAATTTACTTTTAACCTTGCAAATTACCTCATAATTGCATATCAAAAAGAGACTTAAAGCGAGCGTTAATCCCCTACTTAAGAGAATTAGCTAATCCATAAATTGCCCACATCGATGACTACAAGAGATGACATACATCAGGAATATTTAGACAGTGCATGGTACATGCAATATATACCATAAATAATCATGttttaattttaaaaaatagtAACACAACCACAATAGCAAACTAGAATAAAACATGAGAAAGAATGTTACACTTAAGCTATCACATTACCTGAATTGGCA from Triticum aestivum cultivar Chinese Spring chromosome 4A, IWGSC CS RefSeq v2.1, whole genome shotgun sequence harbors:
- the LOC123082795 gene encoding BTB/POZ domain-containing protein POB1 isoform X2, with product MAGGEETAAAAEAEMDLEFSRGADVPSFEFAFNSEKFSDKVLQVEVVAGDDGGGGPLPDSVRHIKGQGTQILTVKALHINSAILAARSPFFLKLFSNGMKESDQMRPRIRIANSEQIALMEVLSYMYSGKLTTAEPTLLLDILMVADKFEVISCMRRCSQLLTNLPMTTESALLCIDHPCSTSLAAEVQHVISVAKEFLADKYKDFDKFRRELVNISLAGMEAIFSSTDMHVSCEDDLYYFMLEWVRARYLDSEERRGILSSRLLPLVRFSHMTCTTLEKILACTDNDIDHEQVTKRITEVLLHKAYPRQMENALSTQTGWQFAERAYKYKPVKLVAFDRPCPQVTVYLDLTREECSRLFRSEHICSHPFQLGGRDFYLVAFCEMDEQSNLCTFGLCLVEWKNMKGSSDLTIDIEFAARTRLSGKFVSNLEVKVIFSLSDWVHGSVDLFGVPWSTFISDDNLFINGVLHLRADLRLAVGQMGLQS
- the LOC123082795 gene encoding BTB/POZ domain-containing protein POB1 isoform X1: MAGGEETAAAAEAEMDLEFSRGADVPSFEFAFNSEKFSDKVLQVEVVAGDDGGGGPLPDSVRHIKGQAMSGTQILTVKALHINSAILAARSPFFLKLFSNGMKESDQMRPRIRIANSEQIALMEVLSYMYSGKLTTAEPTLLLDILMVADKFEVISCMRRCSQLLTNLPMTTESALLCIDHPCSTSLAAEVQHVISVAKEFLADKYKDFDKFRRELVNISLAGMEAIFSSTDMHVSCEDDLYYFMLEWVRARYLDSEERRGILSSRLLPLVRFSHMTCTTLEKILACTDNDIDHEQVTKRITEVLLHKAYPRQMENALSTQTGWQFAERAYKYKPVKLVAFDRPCPQVTVYLDLTREECSRLFRSEHICSHPFQLGGRDFYLVAFCEMDEQSNLCTFGLCLVEWKNMKGSSDLTIDIEFAARTRLSGKFVSNLEVKVIFSLSDWVHGSVDLFGVPWSTFISDDNLFINGVLHLRADLRLAVGQMGLQS